A portion of the Streptomyces platensis genome contains these proteins:
- a CDS encoding glycogen debranching N-terminal domain-containing protein, whose translation MALPSLAVSPVSGQLTGQGMDGYYRDGRRVLSRCELLVAGEEPLVVQGRLTGADRARFVGTMRKIGERGPDPEVHMERLRSADGTEQITFRSSATRPLRLPVELRLGTDLAELGSVAAGFPGPGLQATVHGSGLRWSGPGVHAVVSATPGPADALALAGLLRWELDLPPGACRTIELRAGLERDNGGPGGAPGNHRLPGEARIPGPRTGPVAPRTRGDGPPRPWSAARLECDDHRADALLAGSLDDLHGLLMRDPAAAADLYLAGGFPWRCGLAPVEALWAARMLLPLGTRLAAGTLRALARGQQAAPGTDFGRIPGSLRDAGPHAPPSCTGIEATLLFPVVLAEARRWGLPDRETERLLPAAERCLRWLMIITDPRGSSPRGYVPDPAPGGPYRCETQAHAHRAALLGADLLDAFGSFDAAALRDWADDLRTRFRTDFWPDDGAGGRPAALLTADGRPVPHLASTTASLLDTGLLGGGALAPGLLDAAQTDQLARLLGSPAMDSGWGLRGLSAKESGYNPFGHRSGAVRVHETAIAAAGLAAAGHERTAGVLTKGVLAAAESFGYRLPEMYAGEQRTAASAPVPHPAACRPAAVAAAGAVHILVALAGLRPDVPAKTVSVRPPGTAPLGALQLTGLSVAEQPFAVRISRLGTGVVETAADGLRLGS comes from the coding sequence GTGGCCCTCCCGTCCCTCGCCGTCTCCCCGGTGTCGGGACAGCTGACCGGCCAGGGCATGGACGGCTACTACCGCGACGGCCGGCGGGTCCTGTCCCGTTGCGAACTGCTGGTCGCGGGCGAGGAACCGCTCGTCGTCCAGGGGCGGCTGACCGGAGCGGACCGTGCCCGGTTCGTCGGGACGATGCGCAAGATCGGCGAGCGCGGGCCGGATCCGGAGGTCCACATGGAGCGGCTGCGGTCCGCCGACGGCACCGAGCAGATCACATTCCGCAGCAGCGCCACCCGGCCCCTCCGGCTTCCGGTCGAGCTCCGGCTGGGCACGGATCTCGCGGAGCTCGGGTCCGTCGCCGCCGGGTTCCCGGGCCCCGGCCTGCAAGCGACGGTCCACGGCTCCGGACTCCGCTGGTCCGGGCCCGGTGTGCACGCGGTGGTGTCCGCGACGCCCGGTCCCGCGGACGCACTGGCATTGGCTGGCTTGCTGCGCTGGGAACTGGATCTGCCGCCAGGTGCCTGCCGCACCATCGAACTGCGCGCCGGACTGGAAAGAGACAACGGCGGCCCGGGAGGCGCTCCGGGCAACCACCGGCTCCCCGGTGAAGCCCGCATCCCTGGTCCCCGCACCGGACCGGTCGCCCCGCGCACGCGTGGCGACGGGCCACCGCGTCCCTGGTCGGCGGCCCGGCTGGAGTGCGACGACCATCGGGCCGACGCGCTCCTGGCCGGCAGTCTCGACGATCTCCACGGCCTGCTGATGCGCGACCCGGCGGCCGCTGCGGATCTCTATCTCGCCGGCGGGTTCCCCTGGCGTTGCGGCCTGGCACCGGTCGAGGCGCTGTGGGCCGCCCGGATGCTGCTTCCCCTGGGCACCCGGCTCGCCGCCGGCACGCTCCGCGCCCTCGCCCGAGGTCAACAAGCCGCTCCAGGGACGGATTTCGGCCGAATCCCCGGCTCTCTCAGGGATGCCGGACCGCACGCTCCACCGAGCTGCACCGGCATCGAGGCCACCCTGCTGTTCCCCGTGGTGCTCGCGGAGGCCCGCCGCTGGGGCCTGCCCGATCGGGAGACGGAGCGGCTGCTCCCCGCCGCTGAGCGCTGTCTGCGGTGGCTGATGATCATCACCGACCCACGGGGCAGCAGCCCCAGGGGCTACGTCCCCGACCCCGCGCCCGGCGGACCGTACCGCTGCGAGACCCAGGCCCACGCCCATCGCGCCGCCTTGCTGGGCGCCGATCTCCTCGATGCCTTCGGATCCTTTGACGCGGCAGCTTTACGGGACTGGGCCGATGACCTGCGCACCCGTTTCCGTACGGACTTCTGGCCGGACGACGGCGCAGGTGGCCGCCCCGCCGCCCTGCTCACCGCCGACGGACGCCCCGTCCCGCACCTCGCCTCCACCACCGCCTCACTCCTCGACACCGGCCTGCTCGGCGGCGGCGCTCTCGCCCCCGGCCTGCTGGACGCGGCCCAGACCGACCAACTGGCCCGGCTGCTGGGCAGCCCAGCCATGGACTCCGGGTGGGGCCTACGGGGGCTCAGCGCCAAGGAGAGCGGCTACAACCCCTTCGGCCACCGCAGCGGCGCGGTCCGCGTCCACGAAACGGCCATTGCCGCTGCCGGATTGGCCGCGGCCGGCCATGAGCGGACAGCCGGTGTCCTGACCAAGGGGGTTCTCGCTGCCGCGGAAAGCTTCGGCTACCGCCTCCCCGAGATGTACGCGGGGGAGCAGCGCACCGCCGCCAGTGCCCCCGTGCCGCATCCGGCGGCCTGCCGCCCCGCTGCCGTGGCGGCCGCCGGCGCGGTGCACATACTGGTCGCGCTCGCCGGCCTGCGCCCCGATGTCCCCGCCAAGACGGTGTCCGTCCGGCCGCCCGGTACGGCCCCGCTCGGCGCACTTCAGCTCACCGGTCTGAGCGTCGCGGAGCAACCGTTCGCCGTACGGATCAGCAGACTCGGGACGGGGGTGGTGGAAACGGCGGCGGACGGTCTGCGGCTGGGTTCGTGA
- a CDS encoding NUDIX hydrolase, translated as MPPYDPSAFPPFAVTVDLVVLTVRRHALCALAVRRGEPPFQGRWALPGGFVRADEDLEAAAARELTEETGLQAQTPAGASPIYGAHLEQLATYGDPKRDPRMRVVSVAHLVLAPDLPAPRAGGDAHSARWAPVETLLEQDDTTREGELAAPLAFDHARILGDGVERARSKIEYSSLATAFCPPEFTVGELRRVYEAVWGVALDPRNFHRKVTGTPGFLVPTGGTTTRQGGRPAQLFRAGGATLLNPPMLRPEV; from the coding sequence ATGCCTCCCTACGACCCGTCGGCCTTCCCGCCCTTCGCTGTCACCGTCGACCTGGTCGTGCTCACCGTGCGCCGCCACGCCCTGTGCGCGCTGGCCGTGCGCCGCGGTGAGCCGCCGTTCCAGGGCCGCTGGGCGCTGCCCGGTGGATTCGTCCGGGCCGATGAGGACCTCGAGGCCGCGGCCGCCCGGGAGCTCACCGAGGAGACCGGTCTGCAAGCCCAGACCCCGGCAGGCGCGTCGCCGATCTACGGCGCGCACCTGGAGCAGCTCGCCACGTACGGCGACCCCAAGCGGGACCCCCGGATGCGGGTCGTCAGCGTCGCCCACCTGGTCCTCGCCCCCGACCTGCCCGCTCCCCGGGCCGGCGGCGACGCCCACAGCGCACGCTGGGCACCGGTCGAGACCCTCCTGGAGCAGGACGACACCACCCGCGAAGGCGAGCTCGCGGCCCCACTCGCCTTCGATCACGCCCGGATCCTCGGCGACGGCGTGGAGCGCGCCCGCTCGAAGATCGAGTACTCCTCGCTGGCCACGGCCTTCTGCCCGCCGGAATTCACCGTCGGCGAGCTGCGCCGCGTGTACGAGGCGGTCTGGGGCGTCGCGCTCGACCCCCGCAACTTCCACCGCAAGGTCACCGGCACCCCGGGCTTCCTGGTGCCCACGGGCGGCACGACGACGCGTCAGGGCGGCCGTCCCGCACAGCTGTTCAGAGCCGGCGGGGCGACGCTGCTCAACCCGCCGATGCTGCGCCCGGAGGTCTGA
- a CDS encoding FadR/GntR family transcriptional regulator has product MSTLAHTMMTAARPGDTGLAGPGELDRYPYANAANAANANNAAGQDRAERVSQVWDSPEADIGRVGRRAAGSRGRGLHGQLVQQLGQMIVSGDLGADRPLVPEEIGQRFEVSRTVVRESLRVLEAKGLVSARPNVGTRVRPVSDWNLLDPDIIEWRAYGPQRDDQRRELCELRWTIEPLAARLAAGHGREDIQQRLADMVEIMGHSAAQGDTMTFSRADAEFHSLLLQLAGNRMLEHLSGIVSAALHVSGGAAGGCERPVETSVGQHMRVVDAIGSGDATAAESAMRQLLAAHSEVVGQGPGTPADHVVPAPREH; this is encoded by the coding sequence GTGAGTACCCTTGCGCACACCATGATGACCGCGGCTCGCCCCGGCGACACCGGCCTCGCAGGCCCGGGCGAGCTTGACCGCTACCCCTACGCCAACGCGGCCAACGCCGCGAACGCCAACAACGCAGCCGGCCAGGACCGTGCCGAGCGGGTTTCGCAGGTCTGGGACAGCCCCGAAGCAGACATCGGCCGGGTCGGCCGTCGCGCGGCCGGCAGTCGAGGCAGAGGCCTGCACGGCCAACTCGTCCAGCAGCTGGGCCAGATGATCGTCTCCGGCGATCTCGGTGCCGACCGCCCGCTCGTCCCCGAGGAGATCGGCCAGCGCTTCGAGGTCTCCCGCACCGTCGTCCGTGAGTCGCTGCGAGTCCTCGAGGCCAAGGGCCTCGTCAGTGCCCGCCCGAACGTGGGCACCCGAGTGCGACCGGTCAGCGACTGGAACCTCCTCGACCCCGACATCATCGAATGGCGGGCCTACGGGCCACAGCGTGACGACCAGCGCCGTGAGCTGTGTGAGCTCCGCTGGACGATCGAGCCCCTCGCCGCCCGCCTCGCCGCCGGCCACGGCCGTGAGGACATCCAGCAGCGGCTGGCGGACATGGTCGAGATCATGGGCCACTCCGCGGCCCAGGGCGACACCATGACCTTCTCCCGCGCCGACGCCGAGTTCCACTCGCTGCTGCTCCAGCTCGCCGGCAACCGCATGCTCGAGCACCTCTCGGGCATCGTCTCCGCCGCCCTGCACGTCTCGGGTGGCGCCGCCGGCGGCTGTGAGCGACCGGTCGAGACGTCCGTGGGGCAGCACATGAGGGTCGTCGACGCCATCGGCTCCGGCGACGCCACGGCCGCCGAATCCGCGATGCGGCAGCTCCTCGCCGCCCACAGCGAGGTCGTCGGCCAGGGCCCCGGGACGCCCGCGGACCACGTCGTCCCCGCGCCCCGCGAGCACTGA
- a CDS encoding RNA polymerase sigma factor, protein MFVSASTSRTLPPEIAESESVMALIERGKADGQIAGDDVRRAFEADQIPPTQWKNVLRSLNQILDEEGVTLMVSAAEAPKRTRKSVAAKSPAKRTATKTVAAKAATVKKTTAAAAPASMGDPSAGESESAPAKKAAAKKATAKKTVAKKTTAKKATAKKTASKKDVDELLDEDVTEETPAPGKGDAPEAAEGTENAGFVLSDDDEDDAPAQQVAAAGATADPVKDYLKQIGKVPLLNAEQEVELAKRIEAGLFAEDKLANSDKLAPKLKRELEIIAEDGRRAKNHLLEANLRLVVSLAKRYTGRGMLFLDLIQEGNLGLIRAVEKFDYTKGYKFSTYATWWIRQAITRAMADQARTIRIPVHMVEVINKLARVQRQMLQDLGREPTPEELAKELDMTPEKVIEVQKYGREPISLHTPLGEDGDSEFGDLIEDSEAVVPADAVSFTLLQEQLHSVLDTLSEREAGVVSMRFGLTDGQPKTLDEIGKVYGVTRERIRQIESKTMSKLRHPSRSQVLRDYLD, encoded by the coding sequence TTGTTCGTGTCGGCCAGCACATCCCGTACGCTCCCGCCGGAGATCGCCGAGTCCGAATCTGTGATGGCGCTCATCGAGCGGGGAAAGGCAGATGGGCAGATCGCCGGCGATGACGTGCGTCGGGCCTTCGAGGCTGACCAGATTCCGCCAACCCAGTGGAAGAACGTTCTGCGCAGCCTCAACCAGATCCTCGACGAGGAGGGTGTGACGCTGATGGTCAGTGCCGCAGAGGCGCCCAAGCGCACCCGCAAGAGCGTCGCAGCGAAGAGTCCGGCGAAGCGCACCGCCACCAAGACCGTCGCGGCGAAGGCCGCCACGGTCAAGAAGACCACCGCAGCCGCGGCCCCCGCCTCCATGGGGGACCCGTCGGCCGGTGAGTCCGAGTCCGCGCCTGCGAAGAAGGCCGCGGCGAAGAAGGCGACTGCCAAGAAGACGGTCGCGAAGAAGACCACGGCCAAGAAGGCCACCGCAAAGAAGACCGCGTCCAAGAAGGACGTCGACGAGCTGCTCGACGAGGACGTGACCGAGGAGACCCCGGCGCCCGGTAAGGGTGACGCCCCCGAGGCCGCCGAGGGTACGGAGAACGCCGGCTTCGTTCTGTCCGACGACGACGAGGACGACGCCCCGGCCCAGCAGGTCGCCGCGGCCGGCGCCACCGCCGACCCGGTCAAGGACTACCTCAAGCAGATCGGCAAGGTCCCGCTCCTCAACGCCGAGCAGGAGGTCGAGCTCGCCAAGCGCATCGAGGCCGGCCTGTTCGCCGAGGACAAGCTGGCGAACTCCGACAAGCTCGCTCCGAAGCTCAAGCGCGAGCTGGAGATCATCGCTGAGGACGGCCGCCGGGCGAAGAATCACCTCCTGGAGGCCAACCTCCGTCTGGTCGTCTCCCTGGCCAAGCGGTACACGGGCCGCGGCATGCTCTTCCTGGACCTGATCCAGGAGGGCAACCTCGGTCTGATCCGTGCGGTCGAGAAGTTCGACTACACCAAGGGCTACAAGTTCTCGACCTACGCGACGTGGTGGATCCGTCAGGCCATCACCCGCGCCATGGCCGACCAGGCCCGTACGATCCGTATCCCCGTCCACATGGTCGAGGTCATCAATAAGCTCGCGCGCGTCCAGCGCCAGATGCTCCAGGACCTGGGCCGTGAGCCCACCCCGGAGGAGCTGGCCAAGGAGCTCGACATGACCCCTGAAAAGGTCATCGAGGTCCAGAAGTATGGCCGTGAGCCGATCTCGCTGCACACTCCGCTCGGCGAGGACGGCGACAGTGAGTTCGGTGACCTCATCGAGGACTCCGAGGCAGTCGTCCCGGCCGACGCAGTCAGCTTCACGCTTCTCCAGGAGCAGCTGCACTCGGTGCTGGACACCCTCTCCGAGCGTGAGGCCGGCGTCGTGTCCATGCGCTTCGGCCTCACCGACGGCCAGCCCAAGACGCTGGACGAGATCGGCAAGGTCTACGGGGTCACGCGTGAGCGGATCCGCCAGATCGAGTCGAAGACGATGTCGAAGCTGCGGCACCCGTCGCGCTCCCAGGTGCTGCGCGACTACCTCGACTAG
- a CDS encoding serine protease yields MRPTVHAALGALALLLALPTPAAADESVIGGKPAPLAHSPWAVALASHERFGAQRSGQFCGGVLVGHSTVVTAAHCLSREVLGVPWRQVRDLRIVVGRDNLSAGGGQELKPAKIWVNPRYNSWTNDGDMAVLTLDKPLPNQPLPIAGRNDSAYRPGNAATVYGWGDTTGGGSYASHLRAAHVNVLRDAVCARAYPGSADGKYRAQSMLCAGEPAGGRDACQGDSGGPLVVRGRLVGLVSWGTGCGQAGRPGVYTRASALFPAVAAHGAD; encoded by the coding sequence ATGCGTCCGACCGTCCACGCCGCCCTCGGAGCCCTCGCGCTGCTCCTCGCCCTGCCGACGCCGGCGGCCGCGGACGAGTCGGTGATCGGCGGGAAGCCCGCACCGCTGGCGCACAGCCCCTGGGCGGTGGCGCTGGCCTCTCACGAGCGTTTCGGGGCCCAGCGCTCCGGACAGTTCTGCGGCGGCGTGCTCGTCGGGCATTCGACGGTGGTGACGGCGGCGCACTGCCTGAGCAGGGAGGTCCTGGGCGTCCCCTGGCGGCAGGTGCGGGACCTGAGGATCGTCGTCGGGCGCGACAACCTCTCCGCCGGCGGCGGACAGGAGCTCAAGCCCGCGAAGATCTGGGTCAACCCGCGCTACAACAGCTGGACCAACGACGGCGACATGGCCGTCCTCACGCTCGACAAGCCGCTCCCGAATCAGCCCCTCCCGATAGCGGGACGGAACGACAGCGCCTACCGGCCGGGCAATGCGGCCACGGTCTACGGCTGGGGTGACACCACAGGCGGCGGCAGCTACGCGTCACACCTGCGGGCGGCGCACGTCAATGTGCTGCGGGACGCGGTCTGTGCGCGGGCCTATCCGGGCAGTGCCGACGGCAAGTACAGAGCGCAGTCGATGCTGTGCGCGGGGGAGCCGGCCGGGGGCCGGGATGCCTGTCAGGGGGACAGTGGCGGGCCGCTGGTCGTGCGCGGCCGGCTGGTGGGCCTGGTGTCGTGGGGGACCGGCTGTGGTCAGGCAGGCAGGCCCGGGGTCTATACGCGCGCCTCTGCGTTGTTCCCGGCCGTGGCTGCCCACGGGGCCGACTGA
- a CDS encoding DUF7455 domain-containing protein, with the protein MTTVLTPASPLTAADRCDRCGAQAYLRVVLMSGGELLFCAHHGRKFEPELKKIAAEIQDETERLTASPASASEEER; encoded by the coding sequence GTGACTACTGTTCTGACACCCGCGAGCCCGCTGACGGCCGCTGACCGCTGCGACCGCTGCGGCGCCCAGGCATACCTGCGCGTCGTCCTGATGTCCGGCGGAGAACTGCTCTTCTGCGCCCACCACGGTCGCAAGTTCGAGCCAGAACTCAAGAAGATCGCCGCGGAAATACAGGACGAGACGGAGCGGCTGACCGCTTCTCCGGCGTCCGCGTCCGAAGAGGAACGCTGA